From a single Brassica oleracea var. oleracea cultivar TO1000 chromosome C5, BOL, whole genome shotgun sequence genomic region:
- the LOC106344824 gene encoding uncharacterized protein LOC106344824, translating into MEMFKSIVSKVDVPDHIAVESLMNTLHIKSPFWADLYRHPTRSVPDSNARSNNFIRMEEDTRAKAAKEAAGKQTPARTNDARQEIPPVPTDLRDKLGRKTDSKDLRTFLKRKAEMVQKSEADLRTSLDKSKARKTTRTGAALHLQPQPVDLREKINSKAEDLRAKLSQPKQHDLRPCLEAKRQAQRELMKVTNTPHLNVIMGGSPPCGDSVRAVKDYRRQAITAQKWPSQVEADHQISFSVADTHGISMPHNDPLLIDIGIDECQVTKVLVDTCSSVDLIFRDMLDKMGVDLHDMKPSSRILTGFNGSSEQMVGTICLPVYADDVTRTVKFSVIRARAPYNAILGTPWLHSVKAFPSTYHQCVKFPGKDGTTQTIRGDQRAAREILIAAVKLQQSPSLVNAVTKPIHKIYPQKEEIHEVPIDGADPSKVVRIGAYLSDDLQSLIISFLKENASTFAWVTSDMKGIDPAITSHELNVDPTFKPIRQKRRKLGPERSKAVNEEVDRLLDAGFIAEVRYLEWLANPVFVKKKNGKWCICVDFTDLNKACPKDSYPLPHIDRLVESTSGNELLTFMDAFSGYNQIMMHTDDREKTAFITDSGTYCYKIMPFGLKNA; encoded by the coding sequence ATGGAGATGTTCAAATCCATTGTCTCGAAAGTCGACGTACCAGATCATATTGCCGTGGAGTCGTTGATGAACACCCTCCACATTAAATCACCATTTTGGGCCGATCTTTACCGACACCCGACGAGATCAGTACCAGATTCCAACGCTCGATCCAATAACTTCATTCGAATGGAGGAGGATACTAGGGCCAAGGCGGCCAAAGAAGCTGCAGGGAAACAGACTCCCGCCCGGACGAACGACGCTCGTCAAGAAATTCCGCCGGTACCAACGGACTTGCGCGATAAATTGGGCAGAAAAACAGATTCCAAGGACTTACGCACATTTCTGAAGCGGAAGGCTGAAATGGTACAAAAGAGCGAGGCAGACCTCAGGACGTCCCTCGACAAGTCTAAAGCAAGAAAGACTACCCGCACCGGAGCTGCTCTACACCTTCAACCTCAGCCCGTAGATTTACGTGAGAAGATCAACTCCAAAGCCGAAGACTTGCGCGCCAAGCTTAGTCAGCCCAAGCAACATGATTTGCGACCGTGCCTCGAAGCGAAACGACAAGCGCAACGGGAATTGATGAAGGTTACGAACACCCCGCACCTCAACGTCATAATGGGTGGTTCACCTCCTTGCGGGGACTCGGTAAGAGCAGTTAAAGATTACAGGCGACAAGCCATCACCGCCCAAAAGTGGCCTTCGCAAGTCGAAGCAGACCATCAAATCTCTTTCTCGGTGGCCGACACTCACGGCATCAGCATGCCGCATAACGACCCACTCCTAATCGATATCGGAATTGACGAATGCCAGGTCACGAAGGTTCTCGTCGACACATGCAGCTCAGTCGACCTTATCTTTCGGGACATGCTCGACAAGATGGGAGTCGACCTGCACGACATGAAGCCCTCCTCACGCATTCTCACGGGATTCAATGGCTCCTCGGAACAGATGGTTGGGACAATTTGTCTCCCAGTTTACGCAGATGATGTGACCCGCACTGTTAAGTTCTCTGTTATCCGGGCTAGGGCACCCTACAACGCAATCCTCGGTACGCCTTGGTTACACTCCGTGAAAGCCTTTCCCTCCACCTATCACCAATGCGTTAAGTTCCCTGGGAAAGATGGAACGACGCAGACGATCCGCGGGGACCAACGGGCCGCGAGAGAGATACTTATCGCCGCGGTCAAGCTACAACAATCACCTTCCCTCGTTAACGCAGTCACCAAACCAATACATAAGATCTACCCTCAGAAGGAAGAAATCCATGAGGTTCCCATCGATGGAGCTGACCCATCGAAGGTCGTGCGCATTGGCGCTTATCTCTCCGACGATCTGCAGTCATTAATCATTTCTTTCCTCAAAGAGAATGCCTCAACCTTTGCATGGGTAACTTCTGATATGAAGGGTATAGACCCCGCAATAACATCTCACGAATTAAACGTCGATCCGACGTTCAAGCCTATTCGACAGAAGAGGCGGAAGCTCGGACCTGAACGGTCCAAAGCAGTAAATGAGGAAGTTGACAGGTTGCTCGACGCAGGTTTCATCGCCGAAGTACGGTACCTGGAGTGGCTAGCAAACCCCGTCTTCGTTAAAAAGAAAAATGGGAAATGGTGCATTTGTGTTGACTTCACGGATTTGAACAAAGCATGTCCAAAAGACAGTTACCCTCTCCCGCATATCGACCGTCTGGTGGAGTCGACTTCCGGCAACGAGCTCCTAACATTTATGGACGCTTTTTCCGGATACAATCAAATCATGATGCATACGGACGATCGCGAGAAAACGGCGTTCATAACGGACAGTGGGACGTATTGCTACAAGATCATGCCTTTCGGCTTAAAGAACGCATGA
- the LOC106344823 gene encoding uncharacterized protein LOC106344823, whose product MELIRVTPQRATKDSGNRNRGRFQYRPLEKEEGMSVSTWPDISHLSISTPELVNVLRQMGQHVKCPQKMKAPDSFWNPGLWCDFHRDHGHKIEDCVDLRIEVNELLHKGDLREFLSEKSKNHQNKEVPAKSAGAIPASLHRQDRVIHVISGCSEISRVSHAAAKKITHNAKHGLETTKPKRLLLGTDEISFTAKEQAKILAPHHDALVISLTVANCLVNRILVDNGSSSNIIFQTAYQDLGLEESALTRKITPLIGFSGEVKQTA is encoded by the coding sequence ATGGAGCTGATCAGGGTCACACCACAAAGAGCGACCAAGGACTCCGGGAACAGAAACCGGGGCAGGTTCCAGTACCGACCCCTGGAAAAGGAAGAAGGAATGTCGGTATCCACTTGGCCTGACATCTCCCATCTCTCGATATCCACACCGGAGCTAGTCAACGTCTTGAGGCAGATGGGCCAACATGTCAAGTGCCCTCAAAAGATGAAGGCACCTGACTCGTTCTGGAACCCTGGCCTCTGGTGCGACTTCCATCGCGACCACGGTCACAAAATTGAAGACTGCGTCGATCTAAGGATCGAGGTCAATGAACTACTCCACAAAGGAGATCTCCGGGAATTCCTCTCAGAAAAATCCAAGAACCATCAAAATAAAGAGGTGCCGGCGAAATCCGCTGGAGCTATACCCGCCTCACTACATCGCCAGGACCGAGTGATCCATGTCATATCCGGATGTTCAGAGATAAGCCGCGTGAGTCATGCAGCTGCCAAGAAAATCACACACAACGCCAAGCACGGCCTGGAGACGACGAAACCAAAGCGCTTGCTCCTAGGTACCGACGAAATAAGCTTCACGGCTAAGGAGCAGGCGAAGATCTTGGCTCCCCACCACGATGCCCTGGTCATCTCGCTCACCGTAGCAAATTGCTTGGTAAATAGAATACTAGTGGACAATGGTAGCTCCAGCAACATCATCTTCCAGACTGCTTACCAGGACCTAGGACTGGAGGAGAGCGCCCTGACGCGCAAAATAACTCCACTCATCGGATTCAGCGGCGAAGTCAAGCAAACAGCCTGA